The DNA region GAGTACGTCGCGGCCGGATTCATGCCGATGGTCGACGGCGAGATGCAGTGGGTCAGCGAGGGCGTGCCCGACATGCAGGTCGCCGTGGTCCCGCGTGACCAGGTGGAGTTCAAGGACGGCTGGCATGTGCAGGGACTCAAGGGCACCGGGTCGTACGACTACGCCATCAACGACGTGTTCGTCCCGCACGGTCGCACGTTCGCGCTGTTCACCCGTGAACCGAAACGGGGGAGTTCACCTGCCACCCGGATGGGCATGATGCCGGTGACCGCAGCAGGCCATGCCGCGTGGGTGCTCGGGGTCGCCAAGAGCATGCTCGACGACGTCGCGGAGATGGCGGAGACGAAGTTCCGGATGAGCGACATGGCGGCACTGGCCAGCCGTCCCACATTCCAGAAGGGCCTGGCCCACCACGTGGCGGCCTGGCGGGCCGCCCGGCTGCTGGTACTCGATGCGTTCACCACAGCCGAGGCCGCCGTGGCTGACGGCGGAGAGCTCACGCCGACGCTTCGCGCCGACATGCGGGTCGCCGCGGTGTTCGCCACCGACACCGCCAGGGGCTGCGCCGAATGGGCTCACCTCGTGGCTGGAACCAGCGCCATTCGCGAGGGCACTCGCCTCGAGCGGGCGTTTCGCGACGTCTACACGGGCACGCAGCACGCCTTCATCAGCGAGAAGGTGGCGATCGATGCGGCACAGGTGTGGCTGGGGATCGTCGAGGACCAGTTCGGTCTCTGACCGGTCAACCTCCTTGTGCGGCTTGGGATTCGCCCGGGGCGGATGCGGACGGATGGCGGTGTTGCCCATACGTGCGAGGATGACGATGCGGTCGGCACGCGGCGACCGGATCGGAGTCGGGTGATGCAGCAAACGCATCAGGTGGCGGTCCTGGTACTCGATGGGGCACGCCCGCTGGACGTCGGGATCCCGGCGGAGGTGTTCCATCCGGAGACGGGGTTTCCCTACGAGGTGTCGGCCTGCGGGGTCACCGCCGGAATGGTGCCGTCGCATGGCGGCTTCGGCTACGCAGTGCCAAGTGGCCTGGACGCGCTGGCCGGCGCGGACACGGTCGTGGTTCCGGGGTACGCGCCGGCGGGTCGGCCGATACCGGTGGAGGTGTGCGAAGCGCTCCGTGGCGCCGCGTCCCGCGGGGCACGCATCGCGTCGATCTGCTACGGCGCATTCGCTCTCGCGGATGCGGGCCTGCTCGACGGTCTGCGGGCGACGACGCACTGGGATGCGGCCGAGAAGCTCGCGGCGCGGCATCCGCAGATCGCGGTCGAGCCGAATGTGCTCTTCGTCGACGAGGGATCCATCCTGACCTCGGCGGGGGCGGCCGCCGGTCTGGACCTGTGCCTGCACATCGTTCGTCGCGACCTCGGGGTGAGCGCGGCGAGCGAGATCGCACGAGGACTCGTCACCGCGCCCTACCGGCGCGGGGGTCAGGCGCAGTACCTACCGAAGACCAGCGCGGCAGCCCATGGCGACACCCTGGCCGCGACGCGCGAATGGGCCCTGACGCGGCTCGACCAGCAGCTCACGATCGCCGGACTGGCCGCACACGCGCAGATGTCGCCCCGCACGTTCCTGCGCCGCTTCGCCGAAGAGACGGGCAGCACCCCGCTGCAGTGGATCCTCCAGGCGCGGGTCGACACCGCCCGCGAGCTGCTGGAGAGCACCAGGCTGTCGGTCGAGCGCATCGCGGAACAGGTCGGCCTGGGCACCGGATCGAACCTGCGACTGCATTTCCGCCGGGTTCTGGATGTGTCTCCCTCGGAGTACCGCGCCACCTTCTCCGGGCGCAGCTGATACCTACGAGACGCGAGAGGGAAGCGTAACGGTGTCGCCGGCCACGTCGATCGCGACCTTGCCGCGCAGTGCATACGACCGCCGGTTCTCCAGGAGTTCGTGAGCCTCGCCCGTCCGGGCGAGCGGAAGTGTCGCGCCGATGACCGGCTTCACCAGACCGCGCTCGACCAGCGTGGTGAGCGCGTCCAGCTTGCCTCGGTTCTGTCGTGTGAAGACGAAGTGATAGGCGGCGTTCTTACCCCACGCCTCGATGAGGTTCTGCGGCTGCGCGATGTCGACGATGCTGACGACGCGTCCGGAGTCGGCGAGGGTCATCGGGCTTTGGGTGAGCGCGTCGCCGCCGATGGTGTCGAACACGACGTCGACACCATTGCCTGCGGTCAGCTCGGCCACGGCATCGACGTAGTCCGTCGTGGTGTAGTCGATCGCCGCATCCGCACCGAGCGATCGCACGAACTCATGGTCGGCGGCTTTGGCGGTGGTGATCACGCGTGCGCCGATCGCGTTCGCGACCTGGATCGCGATGGTGCCGACACCGCCCGTACCGCCATGGATGAGGATCGTCTCGCCGACGGTGAGCTGAGCTCGCGTCACCAGGGACTCCCACACCGTTCCGCCGACGAGCGTCAGGCTCGCCGCCTCCAGGTGACCGACGTTGGCCGGCTTGCGACCGACGAGCTCGACGTCGGCGACGTGCTGCTCGGCATAGGAGCCGGGGCCGCCGAATATCCTTGGCGTGTAGTACACCTCGTCGCCGGCGCGGAATTCGCTGACGTGCGATCCGACTTCCTCGATCACACCGGAGATGTCATGCCCGATGATCGCCGGCAGCGGCACAAGATCGGTGTAGTCGCCGCGACGGATCTGATAGTCGAGCGGGTTGACAGCGGTCGCATGGACACGCACCCGCACCTGACGGGGTCCGACGTACGGAACTGAGACATCCTGCAACTCGAAAGCATCGGCCCCTCCGAAACGGGTGAGCACAACGGCCTTCATCACGTCAGTCATAACGGTGTTCCTCATTCTGGTTCTGGTGCGCGACGTGGTTCTGGTGCGCGACGTGGTTCTGGGTGCGCGACACCCCCAGCAGGTTCACTCCCAGTGTTGCGCACACGATGCACACACTCCAGTGGCGGCGACGCCAATATCCGCGAGGATAGTGACACGCCTGTCGCGGTGCCCTACTCAGCCGACGGCGGTGCGGACGTCGGCGCTCAGTCTCTGCGACCCACGGTGATCAGGTCGGAGAGCAGGTACGTCCACGCCGGGCGACGCACCCGGTGCTGGTCGTCGACGCTGAAGCCGGCGTCGGTGAACAGCACGCGCATCTCCTCCGGAGTGGGGGCGTGCGCGGGATTGAGGCGGTTGGCGGTCAGCCACTGCAACGGAAGTTGTTGACGGGGGCTCAGCGTCGCCACCGCGGCGAAACCTCCCGGCGCGAGGACCCGGTGGAACTCACGCAGTGCGGCAGGCTGGTTGAAGAAGTGGAAGGCCGATGTCGACACCACTGCATCGAGGCTGCCGTCGTCGAACGGCAACTGCTCGGCGGGTGCGATCCGCCACTGCACCGTCGCCGACCGCGCGGCAGCCTGCGCCAGCATGCCCTCGGACAGGTCGATGCCGAAGATCTGATCGGCCTGGGCCTCCCGCGTGATGCGGTCAGCAAGAATGCCTGTGCCACAACCGATATCGGCCACCCGACGAGATTCGTGGGCGGTCAGCAGTGCGATCATTTCGTCCTGCGGCGGCCGGTACACCCACTGCTGGACGATTTCTGTGTCGTACACCGGCGCGGCGATGCTCCAGAAACGGGTGATCGCCTCGTTGAACTGTCGGCGGATGGCCAAGGACGGCTACCAGACCCAGACCGACATGTCGTCGGGCGGGTACTGGTTGCAGATGTCGGTGGTGCGGGCCGCCACACCC from Mycobacterium sp. DL includes:
- a CDS encoding zinc-dependent alcohol dehydrogenase family protein produces the protein MTDVMKAVVLTRFGGADAFELQDVSVPYVGPRQVRVRVHATAVNPLDYQIRRGDYTDLVPLPAIIGHDISGVIEEVGSHVSEFRAGDEVYYTPRIFGGPGSYAEQHVADVELVGRKPANVGHLEAASLTLVGGTVWESLVTRAQLTVGETILIHGGTGGVGTIAIQVANAIGARVITTAKAADHEFVRSLGADAAIDYTTTDYVDAVAELTAGNGVDVVFDTIGGDALTQSPMTLADSGRVVSIVDIAQPQNLIEAWGKNAAYHFVFTRQNRGKLDALTTLVERGLVKPVIGATLPLARTGEAHELLENRRSYALRGKVAIDVAGDTVTLPSRVS
- a CDS encoding acyl-CoA dehydrogenase family protein is translated as MRDLVSAEAAACEQNRTLTAPVVETMWSTGLMSAFNPVDAGGFEPSFAEMIETWIEMAWQDGSFGWTGIANLPSAFAAATYLPDDGFAEVFTANNNHVTMGGQFFPNGQGVAVEGGYRLTGSWSFGSGTGHAEYVAAGFMPMVDGEMQWVSEGVPDMQVAVVPRDQVEFKDGWHVQGLKGTGSYDYAINDVFVPHGRTFALFTREPKRGSSPATRMGMMPVTAAGHAAWVLGVAKSMLDDVAEMAETKFRMSDMAALASRPTFQKGLAHHVAAWRAARLLVLDAFTTAEAAVADGGELTPTLRADMRVAAVFATDTARGCAEWAHLVAGTSAIREGTRLERAFRDVYTGTQHAFISEKVAIDAAQVWLGIVEDQFGL
- a CDS encoding helix-turn-helix domain-containing protein translates to MQQTHQVAVLVLDGARPLDVGIPAEVFHPETGFPYEVSACGVTAGMVPSHGGFGYAVPSGLDALAGADTVVVPGYAPAGRPIPVEVCEALRGAASRGARIASICYGAFALADAGLLDGLRATTHWDAAEKLAARHPQIAVEPNVLFVDEGSILTSAGAAAGLDLCLHIVRRDLGVSAASEIARGLVTAPYRRGGQAQYLPKTSAAAHGDTLAATREWALTRLDQQLTIAGLAAHAQMSPRTFLRRFAEETGSTPLQWILQARVDTARELLESTRLSVERIAEQVGLGTGSNLRLHFRRVLDVSPSEYRATFSGRS
- a CDS encoding class I SAM-dependent methyltransferase, translated to MAIRRQFNEAITRFWSIAAPVYDTEIVQQWVYRPPQDEMIALLTAHESRRVADIGCGTGILADRITREAQADQIFGIDLSEGMLAQAAARSATVQWRIAPAEQLPFDDGSLDAVVSTSAFHFFNQPAALREFHRVLAPGGFAAVATLSPRQQLPLQWLTANRLNPAHAPTPEEMRVLFTDAGFSVDDQHRVRRPAWTYLLSDLITVGRRD